A window of Spartobacteria bacterium genomic DNA:
CCAGAACACTTTTGCGCTGGGCGGACCTCACGGTGAGGTTCCAGCCATTATCCAGACAGGGTGTTCAGCCCGTGACCTACGCCCTGGACCGCGCCCTGGGTTTTCGCGCTACCCGTGAGACCCGGGCCGTCCTGCACGAACTTGCCCAGCGCATGTTTCCCCTGACTATGGGGGAGTAGAGAGGAGTGCAGCTACTGATCAGCAAGAAGATGCAACCACTCCCGACCTGACCAAGGTGCGCATGACCATGGCTAGGGTCCTTCAGGCCATGACCGCCAATCCATCCTACCTGTCCATCAAGTCCCCATCAATTCTTCTGGAGAAGCCCACCTCCCACGGCGGTAAGTTCTGGAAAGCCGTGGCCCACCAAAACGGTCTGGCTCTGCAATGGGGAAGACTCAACACCGCTGGTCAGGGCCGCGTCCTGGATCTGGCCGGGTGCGCCAAGGGAAACCCGGTGCAGGAACTCAAGGCCAGAGCGCTCGCCAAGATAAACGAAGGATACCATCTGGTCTCGCTCACGCTGTAACAGCCAAGGAGAAAAACATGAACACACAAACCGATATCAAGGTCCTGCACAGCCTGTTGGCTCTGCACCTGGAAGTAAATATATGGACGGCCCGCAAGAAACTTATCCCGGAGGATTTCGCAGGGGCAGTGCTCCCCCCGGACGATCTGGCGTCCCTCGGCAGCAAACGCATCTGCGACCCGGAAAGCCTGAGCATATTCGGGACTCTCAAATCCAGGGCCGTGAGTCTGCTTGACCGACACGGCGTACGGTTCCTGGGCGGCTGGGCCATTCCGGAAAAACTGGCGGGTGACATTACCACAGAGCTTGGGCAGATCCAGGACAATTTCAATGCGGCCAAGGAAACGTTTCTAGCCAGCTACGACCAGTCCGTAAGGGACTGGATAGACAAACACTCGGGTTGGGAACAGATCATCGCCGATTCCACGGTCAGTGCCGATTACGTACGCAGCCGCATGGGTTTTGCCTGGAAGGTCTACCGCATTGTACCACCAGACCCATCTGACACGATTACCGCCGGCCTTGCCGAAGAAGTGGAAAGCCTCGGTCAGACTCTGTTTGGCGAGGTGTCCAAGGCCGCCACGGAAGCCTGGCACAAATGCTTTGCCGGGAAGACCGAGATTACCCGCAAGGCCCTCTCCCCATTACGAACCATTCACCAGAAACTGACGGGCCTGAGCTTTGTGGAACCACGGGTCGCGCCGGTTGCCGAACTCATTGAGACCGCGTTCGAGAGCCTGCCCAAGCGGGGCAGAATAGACGGTGCAAATCTGCTCATGCTGCAAGGACTCATATCTCTGCTGCGGGATGCAGACGGGCTGGTCGAGCACGGTCAAATGGTCATCGACGGAACGACTTCCAAAGATGTGTTGGGGTTGTTGCTGGTCAAGGACGAAATAAGAGAACCCGTACCTGTTCCCGAGGATACCACCCAGATCCGCATCACACCGCCAGTCCAGGCGGTGCTGCCCAACTATGGGTTGTGGTAAGGCCGATGGACAAACACATAGCGAATCATAGCCCTGGAGTCACAAACTCCGGGGCTTTCGCGTTTTGGAGGAATCCCATGATCGACACAAAAGCCGTCATGCGCTCGCTGCCCTTGGTGGCGGGCGTACTCGGCAAAAAATACGGAGTGACGGTCGAAATAGGTGGAAGCGAAGCCTTCACCGATGGCCATATCATCCACCTACCGGCGCTCCCCGTTGATATGCCCGACACGTTCCTGGCCTTGGCACGGGGGTGTCTTGACCACGAGGCCGCCCATGTCCGTGACACGGACTTCGACGCATTAAAGCAGGCCGGGCTCTCTCCAACAGAGATGCACGTGTGGAACTCCGTCGAGGATTGGCGCGTTGAAAACAAGCTGGCGGAGGCGTTCCCTGGCTGCCGGGGCAACTTCGATTGGCTCATCATGCACATATTCGGTTCCGGACAGCCGCAGAATGCACCGTCCGCGACCGATATCCTGAACTGGATACTGCTCCATGTCAGGTGCTGGGATGTGCCTGCGCTCAGTAATCACAGGGATAGCCTGGCAGTGCGGATCGATAACCAGTTTCCCGGAGTACGTGGTCAGATAGAGGGCATTCTGGGGAGCGTACACAGAAACTGCCGCTCCACCCAGGACGTCATCGATGCTGCACGCGAGATTGTGCGTGTTCTGGGGCAGGCAGCCAAGGCGGAACAACGGGAGACCGGAAATCAAGAAAGTAGTCCCGGCAATTCTGGTGCTCCGGGTGACGACCACCCCCGCCCCGGTGGACAGGATAACAATACCCCAGCCCAACCAAAAACCGAAGAACCCTCCTACCCCACCACAGAAAAAGCCAGGCAGGAACTCAGCGCCCTACTTGGGGCCGACAAAGCCGAACTCCCGCCCACGCTGGGTTCCATCCTCTCGACCACACTTGAAGGCGTATCCCGGCAGGGCAGTGTAGAAAATGGTATCACCGTGGCCGTCCAGGCCGCGAAAGCAAGCAGCCCCTTCGCCTACGCCGACATCCAGGAAGCCGCCCGCGCTGCCGTCGCCCTGCGCACCAGGCTGCATGGTCTGCTTCAGACAAAAGTGGAAACCCGGTGCGCCGTTGGCCGCAAAGGACGGCTCGATACGCGCAGCCTGCATCGTCTGGCGGTGTCAGATCCTCGTGTGTTCCGCAGAAACCAGCATCGCCAAGGCATAGACACAGCCGTTCATGTGCTCCTGGACTGCTCAGGGTCCATGGTCCGTAGAATCCATCTGGCCTGCACAGCCTGTTACGCCGTAGGCAAGGCCCTGGAAAGCATGGGTATAAACGTAGCCATCACCGCGTTTCCCGCTGAGCAGCTGCCTGACGGATCGTACACCACCATAGCGCCCCTGGTCAGGCATGGCCAGCGGGTACACACCAGCCTCGACCTTTCGGCCGCCGGGGGCACTCCCATGGGAGAAGCCCTGTGGTGGACGATGCAGGAAATGCTCAGCCTCCCCGAGCATCGCAAAATAATCCTCATCATCACAGACGGAAGCCCGGACAACACCGAGTGCGCCGTACGGGCCATAGCCGTGGCCGAGGCTGCCGGATTCGAGGTCTATGGGATCGGCATCGGCTTAGACTACATAGGGAATCTTCTGCCCCGCACCAGCAGGACCATCCAGGTCCTGCCCGAACTGAGCCCGGCGATGTTCGAGGTGCTGCAAAAAGCCCTGCTATCTTAACCATCAACGACGAAATAGGAGAACCACCCATGACAAGCCTTGCCAGCATTGAACACGAAATAGCCAACATCCTGGCCGTGCCCGAGGAACTGGAAGACGTGCAGCCCCAGGCCCTGGAATATCTGGACAGTTTAGCCATCCAGGAAGCCGAGAAAGTTGATGCCATCTCCTACGTGGTCAGGAAGCGCAAAAACCAGATCGATTGGCTGCAGGACGAAGAACGCCGCATCCGCCAAAGACGCCAAGCCATGGAACGACGTATCGAGCAGTTCCGGGAATACCTGATCCGGCTGCTGACTCATTACGGGGTAAAGTCACTCAAAGGAAATATCGGCAGCCTGTCTCTGCGTGAAAGCATGAGCGTGGTCGTAACGGATCTGGGAGAACTGCCCATGGCTTACAAAGAGGTAATCGTCGAACAAAAGCCCAAGAAGCGGCTCCTCAAGGAAGCCCTGGAGCAAGGTGTTGAGATCGACGGTGTGCGGCTCGTACCCAGAACGATCATTACTATAAAATAAGGAGGTCATCATGTTTCGACCAGCTAAAAGAAGTAGCGCCAAACTGCGTCTCGCCCTTTGTGGCCCATCCGGTTCCGGCAAAACCTATTCGGCCCTGCAAATAGCCCAGGGACTTGGTGGCCGGATAGCCCTTATCGACACGGAACGCGGTAGCGGGGATCTCTATTCTGACCTGTGCACCTACGACGTCGCCCAACTGACCCCGCCGTATACCCCTGCCCGGTACATCGAAGCCATACGGGCAGCAGAGAAAGCCGGGTACGACACCTTGATCGTGGACAGCCTGAGTCACGCGTGGTCCGGACCCGGTGGCGTACTGGAGATGCAAGACAGGGCGGCAAAAGCGCTCAAAAACAGTTTAGCCGCTTGGCGGGAGGTGACGCCGGAGCATAACGGGTTGGTGGACAGCCTGCTCCAAAGCCCATGCCATGTAATCGTCACCATGCGCACCAAGACCGCCTACGAAACTCAGCAGGAAGGAGCGAAGACGAAAGTCGTCAAGATTGGACTTGCGCCGGTCCAGCGCGACGGTCTGGAGTACGAATTTACGGTTGTTCTGGATTTGTCCGTAGACGGCCACATCGCCACAGGAACCAAGGACCGTACCGGGTTGTTCGATGGACAGCATTTCGTGGTTAATTGTGAAACAGGCCGCATACTTAGCAGGTGGTTACAAGGCGACAACCCCACTGTGATCGAAATGACCACGGAGCGGGCGAATCTGCTTCTTCAGGAATTAACCGCGCTGGGACTTGGCGGCTTACGAGAAGCATACGGGGACTATGTCTGCGCCAAATACGGACTGGAATCCATCAACGCCATGGGTCCGGAACACATAGCCGAGCAGCTTGTAATCTTACGCCAGTGCCGAGATCGGCCTGGGCGAAAAAGCCAGTTTGAGGAAATGCTTGGCAGGTTGAGCGCATAAACAGGCCCCCGAGTTAGACACCACGAGGTGTTTGGCTCGGGGGTCTGTATTTGATTTTAAGCACTTACGATAAAATTTATAAAAAATGCATCTGGAACCTAAACTTTTGCTGACAATGCACCATACTTGATTGCCCCTTCGATTTGCGGACCGGACAACCAAACCGCGTGAGCATCTTGAGGTGGGCAACCAAAAGCAGACTAAAGCGGTCAGGTATTAGCGAGAAGAGACGGCATTAAAGTGGTACTTATTTTTACGAAATGTCAACCCAGACCTAGAAAACCGAAAATCTTGCACCATACTTTACTTATGGAGTTTCATATCAAGAAACGAAACCGCAACAAGCAGGTCTATCAAATGGAGAAGATGATGAAAACCGCAGAAAAGAGTACAGCACAAACCGGAGGCAACCTAATTCGAGACAACTCTATTTTTTTGAATGTTAACACTAGAAAAACGATATCGACGTACACATACTTTTCTCAGAGATCTCAACAATCATAATGGAGCGTACGGCAACATGGACACATAATATGGAGCAAAACACTTTCTCAAGGCTCATTTTTTTTAACTATAACAGTTCATGGAGGCTACATGAACAATAACAAATCAAACACGGCAATGGAAAATTCATCATCAACCTTAACTCCCTTGGAGGGAAACACAATGAATAGCGCTTACGATGATTCTGTAGTTAACTGGGACGAGCCAGAAGTTGATACCAAGAATGCTTTTGAACACGAAAGCCCACTAGTTACTGCAACGATACCACAAGATAGGACAAAGCTATTTGTCTTGGTCGACAAGTATGCAAAATTTATAGGAATTCACCCAACCCAAACTAGCAAGTCCAGCAACAAAACGAAGTATCTCTGCAAGGGTACGGATTGCCCTTTGTGCATCGTGCAAGAGAGAAAGTACACTCAATGCGCCATACCTGTTTTTTGCATTATGTCTGGAGAGATAGAAATCCTGTCTTTCCCAAAGTTCAATGAACCACACGGATTGTACCCGCAAATTTCACATCTCATGAAGACCAAGGAGTTGCCCTTTATGATCGCGATTACAAGATTAGACAATTTTGAATATAGCGTAGCTACGCGCCCACTACCAGATGAAACAAAGGAAGAAGCTACAGCCATGATGGAGAAGTTTATGAGGAAGATAAACGCAGGGGACTTGAATCTAGCCCACTTGTATAAAGACATCGACGACACTGTTATAGAGTCAGACAAAATACGCAGGGGCTTATTAGCGCAAGGCTATGACTATAAAAAGTTTCTCGCCCAACATCCAGACCCAGAAAAACTACATGACTTTGCATTCTAACTAAAATCGCCATGTCTGGCGGCTCCAATGCGGGTCGCCAGACATAGCTCACCAATCATGACAACTGCCCCAGGAAAACACTTTGAATGTCATACACACCGACAACACTCAAGAGTTAGCAGACTTCAGAGCAAACGAACTTAGCGCGGACAGACTCTTGAACTTAATTCCAAACGCACAAAGAGCATTACATGTTAACCCGACAGTCGGCATCGGCAAAAGCACCGCCATTGACAACCTTATCGACAAAGCAATCACGTCAGGGCGTTATGACTTAGTTGTCGTCCTTGCTCCAACGCATGGCATCCTCAAAGAACGCAGGCTTCTTAAACACAGGCATTCTGCAATTAAATATAAGTATCTTAAAAAAAGACCAAGTCAGATGTGCGGGAAAACAAGGGACAGTAAATGGAAAATATTTGAGCAGCATCACATGAGTCTACTAGCCAAACAAGAGCTGTGCCAAGAATGCCCAAAGTTAAAGAAATGCTTCTGGCCAAAACAAATCAGCATGGATGTTAAAGGAATTAGCGTCATATTTGCCCCACAGGCCTACATGAATATCATGCCGACATTTATTAGACATTTGCAACGTATGTCAGGAGCAGAGCGTGTATTAGTGATTATGGACGAAATTGACTTCTCACGCAATCCAATCCGAAAACATATCACCTCAGCCAATATTCACAACCATATATCTATCTTAAAGGCTATTTTAGCAGATGCTAAAGAAGAAGACAGACACAAGCACGCTAAGACAATAGCACAACTGGAACAACTTCTCAATTCAAAAGGAAGGACGGTCCGCATCGATCCCAAATCGTTGACCGTCCCCATTGGGTTAAGCCTAGAGATACAAAAACGAGGATGGGACGCCTTTGGTGAAGATTTTTATTACATTGGCTTTGACCTTGAATTATGTGGATATTCCTCCGGTAAATCAAGACAATTTGATCCCGATGGTTCAGTTTCTTATTCAGCGCCACCCTGGCTTGGCAAAGAAGCTATTGTTTTCAGTGGGACGGCATGCGTTGAGTTACTGGCCTACCGTTTAGGTCGCGACATCGTTCAAGCGTTTCCAGGCTACGTCTTCCAGCACAGACAAACCACTTGGTATAACCTGGTGTCATCGTCTGGAATGGCAAAGTATTTTACCAAACATGCGCCTAGATTGTTGGATTTTTTCGCCCAGCTATCATTAAAAAGATACAGCGAAGGCAAGCGGGTACTATTGGTCTGCAAGAAAGACTACCGGGACCGGTGCATCGAAAAACTCAATGCAAGATTACGCAAACTAAGCAAAACCAAGTTGTCAGTAGTGACTGCCGACGCTTGGATTAAAGCATCGCCATCCAAAAGGCGAACACTCATACCATTACTGCACTATGGGATAATCGGAGTAAATGACTTTGAAGATTTTGACTGCGCTTACTGCATCATGGGCTATTATCTTCCGAACAACTACATATCCGACTACTTCCAGGAACCAAATCCCGCAAAACGGCAGCTGTCAATATCCATTCAAACGAGCGTGAATCCCCCTTACAGAATAATTCTGCCTGAAAATCCAGGAGATGCAATATACAGAGAATACCTAAACTTAGGGCAGCAAGTAATCTCTCAAGAGGAAGTAGGGGCCGTAATCCAAGCAGTCGGAAGAGTTCGCCCTTTTACCAACGCTAGAGAAATTATCACTATTCAATGCGGCGTATTTAATAATGTGCGGGGCGTCGAGACGGTTACGACCCTAGAGGAGCTTCGGAGTCGATTAAGCATACAAAGCTCTAGGCAGCTTAATACGGCAGAAATCAGCCATCGTGTCCAGTCATTACAAGAGCAAGGCTACACGCAAAAAGAAATTTCTCAGCAGACAGGTCTCTCAAGGAGAACGGTTCAGCGCCATTGGAACAAGTTCAGGAAGGCGTCATGAAGTATTTATTATTATATATATATACTTCGTGACGCCTTCCAAACCCTTGTAAAAGCCTGGGGCTCACGGCTTTCACACCGACAAACTCAATAACGATAAAAAGGAAATTTACATGACGACTACTATCGAAAACGGCATTACTGAATCTGCCACGGTCAATACGGCTGAAGAGCTTGAGACGCTGCGAGAACTTATGAATTCTCCTTCAACGCAAGGAGCATGCGCTACTCTTGTTAGTTGCGAAAGCGATTCAATGTTTGACACCTCCAGCCTGGAAACAGAACGTGACTTGCTCTTGTTCATATTTCCGAAAGATTTTGTTTCGTACGGACATCACAAAAAATTCATCCTCAACAACTTTATTTATAACGACATCACTAGAACACTGTTCCAAACACAGACAAGAGTAATTCTGCACAACTCAAAACCGTTCTTAAATATCCTACTAAGAAACAACATAACACCCCCCAAGAACATATGGGACTTGTCCATCTTTCAAAGGAGTACGCACCTTGGAATGGTCAACATTAACTGCAGAATAAAAGAGAGGAAAGATTTCTCAAACCAGTTTAAGGAAGAATTGACGCAGCAGAGGAACAGTTTCTTAACTCTCAAACATATGTGCCAACAGTATGGCGTGGAAGAGCCCTTTGCCTTGTCAAGGCATAGCAACCTACACAGCGAATTTGCACACTTATCAGCCCATGCCGCGATTTATCTTAAGCAATACGAAGCAGCTGATAAAGAAAATTTTTTACAGCATATTCTTGAAGTGGAAATGCCGTGGACGCTTACCAACGCCGTAATTGAACACAATGGCATTCGAATAGACCCAGAGAGGTCGCGACAAATTCTGCAAGCCTATGCAAATCATTGGCCCATAATCAAACAGAAGCTGAAGAAAATGGGGCTGGCCAACATAGAAAACCCTAGCACCATCCAAACATGTTTGAAGAAATATGGCTTGCTTGAGTTGTTCAACGCCAACGGATCTTATGACGTAAGCAAGGGCGCTCTAAAGGCTAAAGCAGGTGTTCATCCTGTCATTGACAAGATTATCGAATGCAGAAGAATTAACTCGTTACAACACGAAAAGCTACTCACCCCCGACATTGAAGACAATGCCGGGCGCGTCTTTGCAACACACATCCAGCTTGCAACAGAAACGGGAAGGCAATCGGCTGAAAATCCGAATATCCTAGGGTTGAACAAACTTGTGAGGACCGTTGTCATTCCATCAGACGGGTATGGAATTGGCGAAGTTGATCTTTCGCAAATCGAAGTAGGCATTGCGGCTGCATATTATGGTGACGACGCCTTGATACATGCATTCAACACCGACGATGTGTATTCCTCAATGGCTAAAATTTTTTACGCCGAACAGCTATCAGATGAAGACAAGGCTCTCACAGGCGCTGAATTCAAAGCCAAAGAGCCCCTAAAAAGAAAGATCTTAAAAACCTGTACTCTGGCAATTCTGTACGGCAGTGGCCCAGGCTCGTTAGCAACGAATCTTGGAGTCCCCCTCGAAGAAGCCGCAAGGCTCCTTAAAAAGTTTCTCTCTCTGTATAAAGGCATCCGCGACGGTATCGAAAAAGAGGTTAGTAAAAGCTTGCACCGAGGCTATATCGAAACCATCTCTGGTCTTAAAATATACCTTGACCACACAATTTCACAATCTGCCCGCGAGCGTATGTGTCGAAACTACCCAGTACAGGGCAGTGCGGCAATTGCGTTTAAGCACGCTGGAAATCAACTACGCGTCGTTTACCCGGCGTATCGCGCACGGCTCCTGATTCCACTGCACGACTCATATATATTCGAAGCGCCTTTGGACCAGCTGGCCGATGTCGCCAAGCTCACATCGGAGGTCATGTGTGCATCTGTAAAACATTTCTTCCCTCAACTGATGCCTAAGACTGAAATAAACATTATCCATCCCGAACGCTGGAATAAAGACGGCGATATTGATGTGTTCCAACGCTGGGTTGCGCGGGGACAACTATAGACACCAACGTCGAAACCCCTTGAGCGACAGGGGTTTCGACGCGTCGATATTTACAGGCAATCACTCGAATTCTTTGATTAAACCGCCTATAGCATCGACAGCCTTCTTAAACTTCGCATTTATTTGCTCGTTTGCATCCGTCGCTTTTGAATGCGCCTCTAAACGCGTCATCTGCCCAAGCATTGCCTTTAATTTCTTTGCAACCAGTTCTTTCCCTTTAGCGCGGTCTCGCTTCTTGTCTGTCCCACCTTTCTGGACCTGCTTGAGATACTCCGCGCACAACTTCTCTTGTTTATCTTTATTCTTGCATACTGCAATGGTCTTGAGGCGGCGTAACGCAAACTCTTTCTTTCCTAGTATTGCCGTCTTAAAATCATCAGGAAGTCTTTGAAGACTTATAATTTCGCTTACCAGTGATTGAGATTTCCCAATCACTTTGGCCAGCTCTTTTTGATCAGCAAATTTACTTTCAAGTTTCTTCAAGGCGTTGGATGTTTCCATGTAGCTCAAATCATCACGAACCAAATTTTCAATAAGAGCCAACTCTTCTTCATCTCCGTCTGTAAACCATGCCGGGATCGTAGTTTTATTCAACGCTTTGAACGCTCGATACCTTCGTTCACCCGACACAATGACCACTTTCCCGCTAACGTCTTTCTTAACTAATATTGGCTGCAGTAAACCGTATTTATCAATCGATTCTTTCAAAGATTCCAACTCGACCTCATCAAAGCTTGTCCTGGGTTGGTTGGGATTTTCAATCAGCTCGTCCACCGGCAATTCATAAATTTTTCCTAATTCGTAATCCATAGACCCTCCTGTTGGCCAAAATTATTTTCAATTATTTTTGCGTTACCCCTTTAATTTCGCTTCGAAAGCATCCATTATTTAACATGAAAACTTAAATATGGAGATTTATATATGGACCCAGCAATGAACAAACCCAAAACAACGGTTGGCACACACAACCTCGCTCACGGAAACCATATCTTAAACCTGGCAATACAGGCGACGCTCCCACCTGAGCAAAGAAGTCCTGAACAGATAAATGGACTGGTCAGTCTTTTCAAGGAGTCGCAGGTCAATACCCCCATCGAAGCCATGCTGATCAGCCAAATGGCCAGCCTGCACGCCAACGCGATGCGGATCATGGCTATTGCCACGGCCAACAGTTCCATCACATCAGCAAATGTCCTGTTCGGTCACGCCAACAAACTCATGCGCTCCTTCGCCCTACACGTTGAAGCCTACGAAAAACTAAAACGTGGTGGCCGGCAGAACATACGAGTCGATCATGTCCATGTCCACCAAGGTGGGCAAGCTATAGTCGGTAACATTCAAAAATCCTCGAAGGAGGCATAGCGGTTATGAAAAAAAACCAAACACAGATGCGAAAACGTGGCGGCCAGCCCGGCAACAAAAACGCCCTGAAGCATGGGTTCTTTACCAGAGAGAAGCTGGAAGAAAGGCGGAGGATGAACGAGGCCGTCAAACAACAATGGCAGAAAATGCTGTCTGAAATCGAGCAGACAGTATTTGAGTTAGGCTATGCGCAGCCGCAAAATTTTACCAATGAGGATCATTCAAGTGTCTATAACAACTAGCAAATCAGAGTTGAACACGCGATTTTTGAAGATCAGCCGTGAGTCTTTACGCTACGGCTGTGAACTAAAAATGGATGAAGAAGGCGATATCACTATACGCGTCAATACCTCGCTCGACCGCCATCCTGGCAATGACTTGGTGACTCTTAAATGTATCGACGTGGTGGACTGTCTCGCTGATTTCGGGATCTTTCCGGAGTCATTCCAGTGCACGGCGTGCGGTCCTTCTGTTGCCTGCTATCACTGCGTCATTCACTACGCCCAGGAAGACTTTGCCAAGCTAATCCCCTGCCTTGAGGAGTATATCGAGAACGAAGACCTCATGAATGAAGAGAAATTCTCCAGCGAACGGTGCTATCACCCTTCAGGAGCGACAATTTTACATTTTGCGAGTGAACTATGAATCAATACTTTCCCTACCAGCCTCTCGACGACTTTTTCTATCACAAAAACATCGATATCGGCGCATACGACAAAGACACCTTCAACCTACGCCCCTTCACTCGCAAACAAGATGAACTCTTCGAGTGGTTTGTCCAGATCTTGGAGGACAAAATAAGTATCATCCCAATCACAGTTCAGGATGGCGTCCCGCTGTCAGATGGGTACATCCACGATACAAAGCTTGCCACATATAGTCTGTCAGACTACGGGGGCCTCATAGAGGCACTGCCCATACTCAGAGAGCTTTACGACAGGCAGGTCAGGCTGGGGATTTTCCAGGAGGCGATACTGTAGCAGGGTCTTGATCTCGAAACGGACATTCTACAGACATAAAATATAAGCTATACAGCCAATTGCGGACAAAGAAGGCTGGTGGGACATCGTGTACTGTCAGTCTTCTTTTCGTCGCGTGTGCCTTGATTTTGAATGGGCACCCTTTCGAACCAGCACATCGACGCACTGATGGAACCGCCTATGACCTAAGCTCCACGGTCAGTTGCACACCAAGAGCCTGGCAGATGCGCTGGATCGTCTCGAATCGAGGTTGACTGTTGGGCCGCAGGGCTTTGTAAAGGGCTTCCCTTGTAATGCCGCTGGCTTTGGCGATCTGCGTCATGCCACGGGCCTTGGCTATATGTCCCAGGGCAGCGACCAGCTCCCCGCTATCTCCATCCGCCAGGACTTGGCGCAGGTATTCGACAATATCCTCTTCACTGCGCAACTGGCTGGCCATGTCAAATTCCGGCAGGTCGTTGATCTTAGTTTTCGCTATCATGACTTTCCTCCCTGATCTGCGCAGCCATCACCTTGGCGGCCGCGATATCCTCGGCCTGACTGCTTTTGTCCCCGCCACCGAGCATCACTATCAACTGGCCGCCTTGCTGCACGTAATACATACGCCAACCAGGCCCATAAAATTCCCGCATCTCGTAGACATCTTCACCAATCGGGCGCACATCCCCGAGCAAGCCTCTTTGCGCCTTCTCCAGCCGCCGCAACAACCGAATTCGTGTCGGCTTGTCACGTAGGCGGTTGATCCATCGCTCGAAACTATGGGTCCACTTGATTGTGTACATACCAAAACATGTAATCAGTCGATTACGCACCGTCAAGAACGCTGGAAAACCACAGGCCAGGCAAATCACGAACTGCCGACACCTCGAAAATTGTTGCTGGCTTGACAAGCTAAAACCAAGCTAAAACCAAGCTAAGACGTGGCAGGAAGGGGGCGGCATGTCCACCGACCTGCAGAATGTGTGGGATTCCGGTTCCGGTTCCAAGG
This region includes:
- a CDS encoding DUF3150 domain-containing protein, with protein sequence MNTQTDIKVLHSLLALHLEVNIWTARKKLIPEDFAGAVLPPDDLASLGSKRICDPESLSIFGTLKSRAVSLLDRHGVRFLGGWAIPEKLAGDITTELGQIQDNFNAAKETFLASYDQSVRDWIDKHSGWEQIIADSTVSADYVRSRMGFAWKVYRIVPPDPSDTITAGLAEEVESLGQTLFGEVSKAATEAWHKCFAGKTEITRKALSPLRTIHQKLTGLSFVEPRVAPVAELIETAFESLPKRGRIDGANLLMLQGLISLLRDADGLVEHGQMVIDGTTSKDVLGLLLVKDEIREPVPVPEDTTQIRITPPVQAVLPNYGLW
- a CDS encoding VWA domain-containing protein: MIDTKAVMRSLPLVAGVLGKKYGVTVEIGGSEAFTDGHIIHLPALPVDMPDTFLALARGCLDHEAAHVRDTDFDALKQAGLSPTEMHVWNSVEDWRVENKLAEAFPGCRGNFDWLIMHIFGSGQPQNAPSATDILNWILLHVRCWDVPALSNHRDSLAVRIDNQFPGVRGQIEGILGSVHRNCRSTQDVIDAAREIVRVLGQAAKAEQRETGNQESSPGNSGAPGDDHPRPGGQDNNTPAQPKTEEPSYPTTEKARQELSALLGADKAELPPTLGSILSTTLEGVSRQGSVENGITVAVQAAKASSPFAYADIQEAARAAVALRTRLHGLLQTKVETRCAVGRKGRLDTRSLHRLAVSDPRVFRRNQHRQGIDTAVHVLLDCSGSMVRRIHLACTACYAVGKALESMGINVAITAFPAEQLPDGSYTTIAPLVRHGQRVHTSLDLSAAGGTPMGEALWWTMQEMLSLPEHRKIILIITDGSPDNTECAVRAIAVAEAAGFEVYGIGIGLDYIGNLLPRTSRTIQVLPELSPAMFEVLQKALLS
- a CDS encoding ATP-binding protein translates to MFRPAKRSSAKLRLALCGPSGSGKTYSALQIAQGLGGRIALIDTERGSGDLYSDLCTYDVAQLTPPYTPARYIEAIRAAEKAGYDTLIVDSLSHAWSGPGGVLEMQDRAAKALKNSLAAWREVTPEHNGLVDSLLQSPCHVIVTMRTKTAYETQQEGAKTKVVKIGLAPVQRDGLEYEFTVVLDLSVDGHIATGTKDRTGLFDGQHFVVNCETGRILSRWLQGDNPTVIEMTTERANLLLQELTALGLGGLREAYGDYVCAKYGLESINAMGPEHIAEQLVILRQCRDRPGRKSQFEEMLGRLSA
- a CDS encoding ParB/RepB/Spo0J family partition protein; translation: MDYELGKIYELPVDELIENPNQPRTSFDEVELESLKESIDKYGLLQPILVKKDVSGKVVIVSGERRYRAFKALNKTTIPAWFTDGDEEELALIENLVRDDLSYMETSNALKKLESKFADQKELAKVIGKSQSLVSEIISLQRLPDDFKTAILGKKEFALRRLKTIAVCKNKDKQEKLCAEYLKQVQKGGTDKKRDRAKGKELVAKKLKAMLGQMTRLEAHSKATDANEQINAKFKKAVDAIGGLIKEFE
- a CDS encoding putative addiction module antidote protein; this translates as MIAKTKINDLPEFDMASQLRSEEDIVEYLRQVLADGDSGELVAALGHIAKARGMTQIAKASGITREALYKALRPNSQPRFETIQRICQALGVQLTVELRS
- a CDS encoding type II toxin-antitoxin system RelE/ParE family toxin — its product is MYTIKWTHSFERWINRLRDKPTRIRLLRRLEKAQRGLLGDVRPIGEDVYEMREFYGPGWRMYYVQQGGQLIVMLGGGDKSSQAEDIAAAKVMAAQIREESHDSEN